The Apium graveolens cultivar Ventura chromosome 3, ASM990537v1, whole genome shotgun sequence sequence TTACATGTAAATGATATACAGGCCAATATATATGTTAATGTTTAACATCTGGTCGTTCTTGTGTATCTAAGCTAGGCTGTGTCTCACTCTCACATGACATGCCATAACAATAATTATAAATCAACCATTGGAACTACCTAGACAGAAGCTTGCTCTGGGAGGGAGCGTTAAAAAATCAAGACAAACGTAGCGATAGGAGCAAGCCTTAATTTTACACACTTATTCTTTTTGTATGTATGCAGGCACGTGTATATGACTAACACATACTCGCTACTATATACAATCACCATGACTTTTACTATTAACATTACTCATGGAGTCCATTGAGGAACGAAATTAGGAATTCAAAATAGGAATAGGGGGCTTAACAGGTCACTGGCCAAGTTTTATCAGCAAGATATTAACGTAGTAATAAGAATGTatttaacaatttgatcatatTTATTTGGTCACTAAATATCAAATATAAATTGGGTTTGATACATGGGCTACGGTGAGTGTTAGGGACAATTTATCTAACACACTATCCATGAGCGTCGAATTTATATTTCAACGGTCCGACTTAAAAGATAGTTTTCTTGCTTTCCGCTATAATTTTTCACCGAAAGGcttttttccttcttttttttgcaatttttgaaaattatagCAAAAAACAAAAAACTGTTTTTAAATCCTGGTTGTTGAAATATATACTAAACCGACACACACGCCCACCCTTGATACTAGAGCGGATAATTCGTACGTGTCGTGTACTTGCGTGTTCCGTGTAGTGAAGGGTAAACATATATCCGACAAGTTTAGCATTCTTGTACTAAAGGGTAGAAACATATGTGTAACCTATCGTTTCGTgtgtataaaaataaataaatgaataagTATATACAAATATTATATTTTTGGATataattttacatatatatatatatatatattaaaaatatatatttacatataatggtatattttttggatatatttttataaatatatatgaattatatgtatatatacatataatattacaaaaatatgaatatttatataaatgaatatttaaatatcttatatatatttaaatatttattaataaatatatatattccGTGTACTTTGGTGTCGCGGGATAAACACATATCCGTACCGGTCTAGATTTTGTGTTCTATCGTATTATATACTTTTGTGTCCGTGTACCGAAAAGCTGAATACATATCTGTTTATATCATGTTGTTCTCACTTGGTTTGTAGCTCTGCATTGCTAAGCTTTGAAAAATGTAAATAAGCAAGTATAACTAGTATTTTCTTTAATCAGCATGGACTTGAGCCCTGGAAGCCCTTATATAGCTTCTTCACAACAGAAGCATAGTAGTTTTACTCTTTGATCAACAAAAGCATCCATGTCCTACCAAAAACTGAATGGGGGGTTCTATTCATTTTTAGGTGGGAGCAAGGGAGTATTATGGGATGATATTTTTATCAGTTTTGAATCGATTGTATTGAGTAGGAAGTACTACACCCTTAGATAAGACATCCATAATCATACTGTTCAAATTGTAGCCTAAGCTTTTATGAAACTGAAACTTAACATACATTATACTGTAATGTATATATAAAAATTGCTAATAGAAGTGGGCAGTGTTTGTAGCTGTACGTATCGCACTGATTAACATATATCTGTTCTTGTTGTAGTTATGTAAAATGTACTGATTACCTAAATCAGTTGTTCTCCCGAACCTAAAATTATCTAATACAAAATGAACAACTCACACCTCACCTCTCTTAATGATTACATGGTCTTtcatatatataacaataatcATGTAACTGCTACTTACCaaacaaaattatgaaaaatatgatttataaaaGATATAATGATACAACTCTTTCATTCCCTTTGTTATTACTAAAGTGCCTCTCCTAATAACAGGTGGTTCACAAAATACTATGTGTAGTTTTGTCATTATAAGAAATGAAGAGGCCTTGCACACCTTTCCCACATTAGCTAGAGATGAatattgatgatatcatcatGCAAAAATATTAGTCAAAATCATGATTAATTTGTACTTGAAGAAAGTTGGCTTTTGGAAACACAGCAGGTACATTATGCTTGGAACAATATATACTTGTATTTTTTTTACCTAAAGCTTGGAGGTAACAACGTATACTTATCTCATCTTAAGCTCGGGACGTATAAACCTCCGGAAGATGGTGTGTATCCACTAGACTACAATATTGTTATGGACGTAGATTTACTACTCAATTAACTCTACTTTAAGCAATATCTGCAGATAATTATGGGATTAGAAAATGTGAAATGAAATTGGAAATTCGTATATGGGAAGGTATTTAAAACCAATATTGTTGAGTAGATAGAAATACAAGGAAATCAAGGATAGAATACAAGATAAAAGGTTGGTGAAAAAGGTGTGTGTTTGTTTAATTTGGTGAGTCATTCATTCTTCTAATGTGGAAAGGCAAATTGTGAAATGAGAAAAATTGATATGCACGTTATATAGATCATCCATCACTATATTGGCTTTCCTTCCATTTTCAGCTCTCAAATTTCCTTTGAAGCCTCTCTTCATCATTTTCTCAGCCATTTAGAAAATTCTCCAAGATTTTCATTTTATCACTTGACAGTGTGAgaactttttttttttttttgctctGATTAAGCTGAACTTCTAATTTGTTTGGCATTGCTTGATTTTTATCCTAAACAGATGCTTGAAATTTTAGTTGCTAGCTGTTCTTGGAAATTATATCTCGACATTATTTCAATATTTTCTTTCTCTATTTGTGCATGTGTATATATGAGTGATTATACTTGAATTTTAACTTTGATCATCAACCATCTCCATTGGCTCTGTTGTGCTTGACTTGGATATACCTATTTCTTCTGTACCTACTCTTCCTTGCCTGCTTGATCATTACAACTTTTTAAAAGTTTCCAATGCTTTTGATTCCTTGTAAAGCCTATGATTTGATGATACAGCCTTTCCATTAAGGAGTAATTACATAAAGTAAAATTTTTTAAGGACTATAGTTGTTAATGATGATACCTGATCCATttgttatttttaattttgtagatCTTATGGTTCCTGAATCATTGTTAACAAACTAGAACAAGATACATCAGTTTGTGCTTTGGTGATTCCGATGGAAACTAGGCAGCGGACCATGTAAGTTTTTATTTCCCTGTCAGATTTTCTTGGTTTTTTCCAGTTACAGAACTGCAGTGGAATTTCATATTTCATAGGCTGTAGATCAAACaacacataactcatgtatccTGCTTGTAGGAACATCTTGACAGCCTTATACTATATGCAATGGCATAATATTATATTGTGCCATTGCATATAGTATTCTGCAAAATTGGTCATTTGATTAGAGAGATTAAGCGATAACTCTTTGATATCAAAGAGAAATAAGATATATAGGAAGCTCATCATTGCTATTTACTGAAAAATGGCTAATACAACAGCAGTTAGTGCTATCTAGGCGTCTGTTTCATGTAGGTGCATCTATTTGTATTGGCCAGCCTATTACTTCCATAAATTGCTATATATTTCTGTCTTTGATTTTCTACAATCCATAGTGAGAGATCATACAATATATAGAGTTCCTTCACTGCTATGTCTATAAGCCAACTTGGAGAGTGAAATGTATAATAATGATGATGACAACAGCGACGATGATAAACACACTCAAACGTACATAACATATATCAATCTGCAGCTAGTTTCTTCCGTGGAGCAGTACAGTCTTCATTGCCTAACAGCAACATGCTTTAAATTTCAGTTCTGTTAAGGTATAACACATAGCAGCCGTGAGTGTGCTCCTCGGCTCTTCATGAGATGATAAAAATAAGAAATTAATAAATCAAATTgctagaagaaagagagatgtTCGTCTTACATTTTCAAGCTATTTAGGGACTGTTTTGGTATAATAGCAaccttaaaaactttttggtacaaatatattCCTGACAGGAGAATATGCTTTTTGCAATTTGGTTATGCTTGTGGCGGCATTGGGTTAAGCAGTATGCTTCTAAGCAATGTTTGCATATTAGAATACTTTTTATCTTTAAAATGTAAGTTTAAATATATTGTAATTTGTACACATTTGGCTTAATTTCTAATTAGTTTTGAAGACGCAGTCTGATTTTTGCATACTACTTTCTTCTACTCGTATTTTGTGTCTCAAGTGCACTACATCTAAGCTAAGATGTAACTTCTTGCTTCCACTCCCTAACTTAATGCTCCTTGCCCCGGAAATTGTTTAGCTTCTAATGAGTACTACATATGCTTCTAAATCAGTGAGGATGTATACAAAAGAAGGTCACAAAGAAGCAAAGTCAAAGATATTGAGAAGCCCTTTCAGATTCCTATCCATGAGAAGACGACAAAATGGAAGATGCAACCATTGAAACTTATTCTAATTATCATTCTAGTTGCTGTTTTTGTTACAATTCTATATTCACCCACAGTCTGCCATCCTGAACAAATATCAGATTCTATTTCAAGGTGATTGCTTCTTTTCGCACAAGATAACTCCATAATTTCACATTCTTAGACATCAACCCCTTCACTTACAAAAGGAAAAGGGCCTATCTATTGATCATGTATAAAATATATAATGCAGGACACATTTTGTGAACAGGTTGATATGGGGTGGATCCGATCCTAGATATGTGTCTCATGAAGATGTTGACTGGAATGATATTTCAAGTGCCATTAAGGAAATATCTAACAGGAATGATATTCAAGGAGTTGGGATATTAAACTTTAATAGTACTGAAAATAGCATCTGGAAGCAGTATCTCCCCAAGGCCGAACATATTAACCTGCATTTAGACTATGCTGTAGAAAATGTGACATGGGATTCCTTATACCCTGAGTGGATTGACGAAGAACAAGAAGATGAAGTTCCGAGTTGCCCTTCTTTGCCAAAACTTGAAGTGCCTAGAAGAAGACTTGATCTTATTGTTGTTAAGCTACCTTGTAAAAATGAGGGTAATTGGTCGAGAGACGTGGCTAGATTGCACTTGCAGCTTGCAGCTGCTGGTCTAGCAGCCTCCGCGAAAGGCTATTACCAAGTGCAATTACTTTTTATCACCAAGTGTTTTCCCTTGCCAAATCTGTTTTCCTGCAAGGAACTTGCTGTACGGAGGGGCAATGTTTGGATCTACAAGCCAAACTTGAATGTTCTGAGGGAGAAGGTCCAACTCCCAGTTGGATCTTGTGAACTGTCACTTGCGCTCAAACCTAGAGGtcaaaacaatttttttttaaaaaattgaacgTTAATATTGATTTTGTTACAATTCATTGGTTAAATTGTATAACATGTCTCTCTAATTATATTAATCCCTCACCACTCAATGTATTTTATCCAGATGGAGATTACTCGCAGAATGTCAAAAGAGAAGCATATGCAACAATCCTGCATTCTGCTGAGGTGTATGTTTGTGGAGCAATAGCTGCAGCACAGAGCATCCGAATGGCAGGGTCAACTCGCGACCTTGTGATACTTGTAGATGAAAATATAAGTGAGTACCATATAAGTGGACTAGAGTTAGCAGGTTGGAAAGTTCGAACAATAAAGAGAATAAGAAATCCAAAAGCTGAGAAAGATGCCTATAATGAATGGAATTATAGCAAGTTTCGACTATGGCAACTTACAGACTACGACAAAATCATATTTATCGATGCTGATCTGCTTATACTAAAAAACATTGACTTCTTATTCAGTATGCCAGAGATTTCAGCAACAGGAAATAATGGCACACTTTTCAACTCTGGTGTCATGGTCCTAGAGCCATCGAACTGCACATTCCAGCTTCTGATGGATCACATTAATGAGTTTGAGTCCTACAATGGTGGTGACCAAGGCTACTTGAATGAAGTATTTACATGGTGGCATCGTATTCCAAAGCACATTAATTTCTTGAAGCATATTTGGATTGGTGATGACGAGGCAACCAAGCAAAAGAAAACACAGCTTTTTGGCGCTGACCCCCCTGCTCTTTATGTAATCCATTATCTAGGACAGAAACCGTGGTTGTGCTTCCGGGACTACGATTGTAACTGGAATTGGGACCTTTTACGAGAGTTTGCAAGTGATGTTGCTCATGCAAGGTGGTGGAAAGTGCACGATGCGATGCCAGAGCAGTTACAGCAGTTTTGCCTACTGCAGTCTAGGCAGAAGGCACAACTGGAGTGGCATAGGAGGCAAGCTGAGAAGGAAAAATTCACAGACGGTCATTGGAAAATTAAGGTGAATGATCCACGTCTAAAGAAATGCATCGACAAGTTGTGTTCTTGGAAAAACATGTTGAAACACTGGGGTGAGACAAATTGGACAGATGACCAATACCTTGCTCCTTCCCCACCAGCCCTGAAGAAAGTATCTTTCTCTCCCTTGTGATTGCCAGTTTCCAATTTTGTTCCCACTTCCTCAAAGATATTTACATTTTTTTTGTTGCGATGTAAAGGATAAATAATGTAGAGCTTTCCTCGGATTTATAGTTGCTCCATTATATATTCATAAACATGTTTTAGAGCTTAAGTGGTGACCTGCGTATATTAGATCTCAGGGCTTCCCCTGCTGTGTATGCATACAATCATCAGAAAGGGCCATTAATTATGTTTGCATATCCTGATTCTATTATTTCTTCAAGGTGGACTTGGTAGTTGCAGTCTGCAGATGGTAGACCTGTTGATTACTTGGAAGAAGTAGATGGTCAAAAAATGCAGCAACCTAGGCTTCAGGAAAATATCTT is a genomic window containing:
- the LOC141712343 gene encoding UDP-glucuronate:xylan alpha-glucuronosyltransferase 1-like isoform X1; the protein is METRQRTIEDVYKRRSQRSKVKDIEKPFQIPIHEKTTKWKMQPLKLILIIILVAVFVTILYSPTVCHPEQISDSISRTHFVNRLIWGGSDPRYVSHEDVDWNDISSAIKEISNRNDIQGVGILNFNSTENSIWKQYLPKAEHINLHLDYAVENVTWDSLYPEWIDEEQEDEVPSCPSLPKLEVPRRRLDLIVVKLPCKNEGNWSRDVARLHLQLAAAGLAASAKGYYQVQLLFITKCFPLPNLFSCKELAVRRGNVWIYKPNLNVLREKVQLPVGSCELSLALKPRDGDYSQNVKREAYATILHSAEVYVCGAIAAAQSIRMAGSTRDLVILVDENISEYHISGLELAGWKVRTIKRIRNPKAEKDAYNEWNYSKFRLWQLTDYDKIIFIDADLLILKNIDFLFSMPEISATGNNGTLFNSGVMVLEPSNCTFQLLMDHINEFESYNGGDQGYLNEVFTWWHRIPKHINFLKHIWIGDDEATKQKKTQLFGADPPALYVIHYLGQKPWLCFRDYDCNWNWDLLREFASDVAHARWWKVHDAMPEQLQQFCLLQSRQKAQLEWHRRQAEKEKFTDGHWKIKVNDPRLKKCIDKLCSWKNMLKHWGETNWTDDQYLAPSPPALKKVSFSPL
- the LOC141712343 gene encoding UDP-glucuronate:xylan alpha-glucuronosyltransferase 1-like isoform X2, with product METRQRTIEDVYKRRSQRSKVKDIEKPFQIPIHEKTTKWKMQPLKLILIIILVAVFVTILYSPTVCHPEQISDSISRLIWGGSDPRYVSHEDVDWNDISSAIKEISNRNDIQGVGILNFNSTENSIWKQYLPKAEHINLHLDYAVENVTWDSLYPEWIDEEQEDEVPSCPSLPKLEVPRRRLDLIVVKLPCKNEGNWSRDVARLHLQLAAAGLAASAKGYYQVQLLFITKCFPLPNLFSCKELAVRRGNVWIYKPNLNVLREKVQLPVGSCELSLALKPRDGDYSQNVKREAYATILHSAEVYVCGAIAAAQSIRMAGSTRDLVILVDENISEYHISGLELAGWKVRTIKRIRNPKAEKDAYNEWNYSKFRLWQLTDYDKIIFIDADLLILKNIDFLFSMPEISATGNNGTLFNSGVMVLEPSNCTFQLLMDHINEFESYNGGDQGYLNEVFTWWHRIPKHINFLKHIWIGDDEATKQKKTQLFGADPPALYVIHYLGQKPWLCFRDYDCNWNWDLLREFASDVAHARWWKVHDAMPEQLQQFCLLQSRQKAQLEWHRRQAEKEKFTDGHWKIKVNDPRLKKCIDKLCSWKNMLKHWGETNWTDDQYLAPSPPALKKVSFSPL